Proteins encoded within one genomic window of Triticum aestivum cultivar Chinese Spring chromosome 2D, IWGSC CS RefSeq v2.1, whole genome shotgun sequence:
- the LOC123050443 gene encoding phenolic glucoside malonyltransferase 1-like, which produces MSPVRVIHASYVNVPATAALPPGPIKLTAMEAQWVVVPVLQHVLLYEGEDMPPFVDILQSLRSSLAATLRSFAPLAGKLVHLEDTGDVGLNCSSSDGINFVVAESDADIHRLAGNEKQDVHVLERLVPEVEMGELPTPVLAVQATRFKGGVALGVTVHHGVADGRSLWTFVEAWATACRGETRAATPCFDRSLVKLPGGQELARSFLRKYAPNLPKAAYPAPLLEDSARLTRRTFTVDARGIQRLKERILRLGESSGAAPPRPPSTFIAVVALAWTCFARCKPFASDDDVMVGFLADAQHRLDPPVDAGYFGACLTGCIASLPARELRDEHALAAAARAVQEEVRKKTEDPMAGCDFLAPAFKIAMERLMNVSGSSSFRAYELADFGWGRPRRTENTRMIRDGQVALMRGRDGQGVQVSVSLLEPAQMVEFKSQLLELVG; this is translated from the exons ATGTCTCCGGTGAGAGTAATCCACGCGAGCTACGTCAACGTGCCGGCAACCGCTGCGCTGCcgccggggccgatcaagctcACCGCGATGGAGGCGCAGTGGGTTGTCGTCCCAGTGCTGCAGCACGTCCTGCTGTACGAGGGCGAAGACATGCCGCCCTTCGTTGACATTCTCCAGTCCCTCAGGTCCTCCCTCGCCGCGACTCTACGCAGCTTCGCGCCGCTCGCCGGCAAGCTCGTCCATCTCGAGGACACCGGCGACGTCGGCCTCAATTGCTCCTCCTCAGACGGCATCAATTTCGTCGTCGCAGAGTCCGACGCCGACATCCACCGCCTCGCCGGCAACGAGAAGCAGGACGTGCACGTGCTCGAGCGGCTCGTGCCGGAGGTTGAGATGGGCGAGCTGCCGACCCCCGTGCTGGCCGTGCAGGCCACGCGCTTCAAGGGCGGCGTGGCGCTCGGGGTGACGGTGCACCACGGTGTCGCCGACGGGCGGTCGCTATGGACGTTCGTCGAGGCGTGGGCGACGGCATGCCGAGGCGAGACGCGGGCGGCGACACCGTGCTTCGACCGCTCGCTCGTCAAGCTGCCTGGTGGCCAAGAGCTGGCCAGGAGCTTCTTGAGAAAGTACGCGCCAAATCTACCAAAG GCGGCATATCCGGCCCCGCTCTTAGAGGACAGTGCACGGTTGACGCGCCGGACGTTCACCGTGGACGCGCGGGGCATCCAGCGCCTCAAGGAGCGCATCTTGCGTCTCGGCGAATCCTCCGGCGCGGCCCCGCCTCGCCCCCCGTCCACCTTCATCGCCGTCGTCGCGCTCGCCTGGACGTGCTTCGCCCGGTGCAAGCCGTTCGCCTCCGACGACGACGTGATGGTCGGCTTCCTCGCGGATGCCCAGCACCGCCTTGACCCTCCCGTCGACGCGGGATACTTCGGCGCGTGCCTCACCGGATGCATCGCGAGCCTCCCCGCGCGCGAGCTCCGCGACGAGCACGCCCTGGCGGCCGCGGCGCGGGCGGTGCAGGAGGAGGTCCGCAAGAAGACGGAGGACCCGATGGCCGGGTGCGATTTCTTGGCACCGGCGTTCAAGATCGCCATGGAACGGCTGATGAACGTGTCTGGCTCGTCGAGCTTCCGGGCCTACGAGCTCGCGGACTTCGGGTGGGGCAGGCCGAGGCGGACGGAGAACACCAGGATGATCCGCGACGGGCAGGTGGCGCTGATGCGCGGCAGGGACGGCCAGGGCGTGCAGGTATCGGTCTCGCTGCTCGAACCGGCGCAAATGGTCGAGTTCAAGTCTCAGTTGCTCGAGTTAGTCGGTTAA
- the LOC123055000 gene encoding phenolic glucoside malonyltransferase 2, with product MSQVRIVDASYVDVPETAVRPPGPIKLTAMEALWIVIPVLQHVLLYEADDDMPPFHAILQSLRSSLAATLRSFAPLAGKLVHLEETGDVGISCSASDGVRFVVAECDADIGRLAGDEEHDLRVLEGLVPEVDMSQLPAPVLAVQATRFEGGVAVGVTVHHGVADGRALWTFVEAWAAACRGETPATTPCFDRSLVKLPGGEELARSVVRKVAPNLPSVAPPSSLVEDRKRFTRRTFTLDAGDIQRLKQRIVHLGESHGAPLPHSPSTFTAVVALAWTCFARCKPFSPEDDAQLFFFADTRARLDPPVDVGYIGACLTGLISKLPVPELRGDRALPAAASAVEDEISKVKKDPIAGWNFLTLLTGACLDRMMNISGSSGFRAYEVADFGWGKPRRTEPITMNHDGQVALMRSRDGQGVQVSVSLLQPAHMDAFKSSFLELLK from the exons ATGTCGCAGGTGAGGATCGTCGACGCGAGCTATGTCGATGTGCCGGAGACCGCCGTCCGGCCGCCGGGGCCGATCAAGCTGACCGCCATGGAGGCGCTGTGGATCGTCATCCCGGTGCTGCAGCACGTGCTGCTCTACGAGGCCGACGACGACATGCCGCCCTTCCACGCCATTCTCCAGTCCCTCCGGTCCTCCCTCGCCGCGACTTTGCGCAGCTTCGCGCCGCTCGCCGGCAAGCTGGTCCACCTCGAGGAGACGGGGGACGTCGGCATCAGCTGCTCCGCCTCCGACGGCGTCAGGTTCGTCGTGGCGGAGTGCGACGCAGACATCGGACGCCTGGCCGGCGACGAGGAGCACGACCTGCGGGTGCTCGAGGGGCTCGTGCCGGAGGTGGACATGAGCCAGCTGCCGGCCCCCGTGCTGGCCGTGCAGGCCACGCGCTTCGAGGGCGGCGTGGCGGTCGGGGTGACGGTGCACCACGGTGTCGCGGATGGCCGGGCGCTGTGGACGTTCGTTGAGGCGTGGGCGGCGGCGTGCCGGGGCGAGACGCCGGCCACCACGCCGTGCTTCGACCGCTCCCTCGTCAAGCTGCCCGGCGGCGAAGAGCTGGCCAGGAGCGTCGTACGGAAGGTGGCCCCGAATTTGCCTTCG GTGGCACCACCGTCATCCCTGGTTGAAGATCGAAAGCGGTTCACCCGTCGAACGTTCACCCTCGACGCGGGGGACATCCAACGACTCAAGCAACGCATCGTTCATCTAGGTGAATCCCACGGCGCACCCTTGCCTCACTCGCCGTCAACTTTCACCGCTGTCGTCGCGCTCGCCTGGACATGCTTCGCCCGGTGCAAGCCATTCTCCCCAGAGGACGACGCGCAGCTCTTCTTCTTCGCCGACACCCGCGCCCGCCTTGATCCGCCCGTTGATGTAGGGTACATCGGTGCGTGTCTCACCGGGTTGATATCGAAGCTCCCCGTGCCGGAGCTTCGTGGTGACCGCGCCTTGCCAGCCGCGGCGTCAGCTGTCGAGGACGAGATCAGCAAGGTGAAGAAGGACCCTATTGCTGGGTGGAACTTCCTCACGCTGCTCACCGGTGCCTGCCTGGACCGTATGATGAACATATCGGGCTCATCGGGATTTAGAGCATATGAGGTCGCCGACTTCGGGTGGGGGAAGCCGAGGCGAACAGAGCCGATTACGATGAACCATGACGGTCAGGTGGCGCTGATGCGCAGCAGGGATGGCCAGGGCGTGCAGGTGTCGGTGTCGCTGCTCCAACCGGCGCATATGGATGCGTTCAAGTCTAGTTTCCTCGAGCTACTCAAGTGA